The genomic interval TGTAGTCGGCGAGGTTGGCGTTCAGAGGTCTGCCGGTCTCCCGGTCGAAAAGGGTGTCTTCCATAAGGCCGTAGCCGAGCCCCATGTGCAATCCCCCCGCGATCTGGCCTTCCACATTGTTCCTGTTGATGACCGTCCCGACATCGGCACCGCTAAATGCCCGGGTCACCTGGACCTTCCCGGTCAGGGTGTCCACCTCGACCTCCAGGAAGATCACCACAAAGTGGGGCGGGCAAGCCTGGGGACGGATCGCCGAATGGGCCGTCACATTGCCCCACCCGCGCGCCTGTCCGTGGGCCACCACCTGGGCGACACTCATGGAGCGGTCAGGCTCCCGGAAGGGATAGATACGGCTTCCGGAGATCTCCACATCCTCGGGACCGCACTGGAAGTGCCTCGCCCCCCATTCGAGGAGCTGCTGTCTGATCTGCTCGGCACAGCGCGCTACAGGCTGACCCGAGCCGTAGAGCCCCCTGCTGGCGTGGGTCACGCCGTCGAAGGGTGTGGTGTCGGTGTCGCCGTCGTTGACGATCACATCCTCGTAGTCCAGTCCGATGATCTCGGCAACCAGGGAGGCGTGGGTGCTCAGGTTTCCGCCGCCGCAGTCGGCGGCGGAGTTCATGATCTGGGCCGTACCGTCTTCGTTCATCTTGATAAAGGCGCCGCTGAAATCAATGATAAATTCGTTGGGTTTCTCCGAACCGCATCCGGAGGTATGGAAACCGCGGGCCATGCCGATGCCCCGACGTATCCACGGCCTGTCCGGATAGGGGATTCTGTTGTTCCCTCTGTCGTGCCATCCGATACGCTTTGCTCCCTCCCGGAGGAGCTCTTCGGTGCCGCAGCTCCGGATGGTGGAGATCACCGCCGGCCCCTGGCCGTAGAAGAGATCCCCCACACCGAGGTTGTTGTGCAACCGAAGCTCGATGGGGTCGATCTGCAGTGTCTCGGCCACCTCGTCCATCAGCGACTCCACCGCCCAGGAGGCCTGCGGATTCCCGGCGCCCCGCATGGCGGTGAGCGGCGGTGTGTTGGTGTAGACGGAGCGACCGGTCATCCGGAGGTTTTCGCACCTGTACATGGAGAGCGTGAATCCTGCGGTCAGCATCATCTTGGAGCTCCCGCTGAAGGCGTAGGAGCCGGTGTCGTCGGTGGTGTCCGAATGGAGGGCCAGCAGGGTGCCGTCCCGTTTGAACCCCGCCTTCAGGGTGACCTTCATGGGGTGCCGACCGCAGGAGAGGAACATCTCTTCACGGGTTTTCTCCCCCCGCACCGGCTTCCCGGTACGGAGGGCAAGGAGGGCGCAGATGTTTTCGATGAATCCGGTGTGGATGTGGGCCCCGAAGGCCCCGCCGAGGAAGACGCGGTGGCAGTTGATCTTGCTCACCGGCACGCCGAGGGTGTTGCCCATGTTCATCCGCATGGCGTGGATCCCCTGGGTGGTCCCCCAGACATCCAGCTTCCCGTCGGGGCCCGGCACACAGAGGACAGCGGTGCGTTCCATGGGGGCGGGGTTGGGCTTGGAGGTTCCGTAGGTCCGTTCGATCACCAGATCGGCCTCCCCAAAGCCCTGCTCCACATCGCCGATGTCCACGTGGACCTCGTCGAAGATATTCCCCCTCAACTCCACCGGCTTGTCGCCCTTTTTGGCCTCCTCGTGGATCTGCGGGGCCTCTGGGGCCATGGCGTCGTCCATGTCCACCGCTGCGGGGAGCACCTCGTAGTCCACGTCGATCAAACGAAGCGCTTCCTCCACCGCCTCGGGGGTTTCGGCGGCCACGGCGGCGACCCGGTCGCCCACATGGCGCACATGCCGTTCCAGGATATAGCTGTCATAGTACATAATCTCCGGCACGTGCAGGAACTGGTGCATGCTGAGTATCTTGGGCACATCCTCGTGGGTGATGATGTCCACCACGCCAGGGACCTCCAGCGCTCTGCTCCTGTCGACCCGCCGTACCATGGCGTTGGCGTGAGGGCTCCTGAGAATACCACAGTGCAGCATGCCGGGGGCAGAGAGGTCGCCACAGTACCGCATCCTCCCTGTAGCCTTCTGAAAGGCCTCGATCTTTTTCTGTCGCTTTCCTACCACGCTGTACTCCCTGACGGACATCCGCGCTCCTCCTTTACCGTTTCCGTTTGTCTACGTAAT from Synergistales bacterium carries:
- a CDS encoding xanthine dehydrogenase family protein molybdopterin-binding subunit encodes the protein MSVREYSVVGKRQKKIEAFQKATGRMRYCGDLSAPGMLHCGILRSPHANAMVRRVDRSRALEVPGVVDIITHEDVPKILSMHQFLHVPEIMYYDSYILERHVRHVGDRVAAVAAETPEAVEEALRLIDVDYEVLPAAVDMDDAMAPEAPQIHEEAKKGDKPVELRGNIFDEVHVDIGDVEQGFGEADLVIERTYGTSKPNPAPMERTAVLCVPGPDGKLDVWGTTQGIHAMRMNMGNTLGVPVSKINCHRVFLGGAFGAHIHTGFIENICALLALRTGKPVRGEKTREEMFLSCGRHPMKVTLKAGFKRDGTLLALHSDTTDDTGSYAFSGSSKMMLTAGFTLSMYRCENLRMTGRSVYTNTPPLTAMRGAGNPQASWAVESLMDEVAETLQIDPIELRLHNNLGVGDLFYGQGPAVISTIRSCGTEELLREGAKRIGWHDRGNNRIPYPDRPWIRRGIGMARGFHTSGCGSEKPNEFIIDFSGAFIKMNEDGTAQIMNSAADCGGGNLSTHASLVAEIIGLDYEDVIVNDGDTDTTPFDGVTHASRGLYGSGQPVARCAEQIRQQLLEWGARHFQCGPEDVEISGSRIYPFREPDRSMSVAQVVAHGQARGWGNVTAHSAIRPQACPPHFVVIFLEVEVDTLTGKVQVTRAFSGADVGTVINRNNVEGQIAGGLHMGLGYGLMEDTLFDRETGRPLNANLADYKMLTSLDMPDVEMYIADTYEPTGPLGSKGIGEGVTNPVAPAVGSAIYDACGVRIRDLPCSPEKIRTAIRQAGGSR